A window of Phycodurus eques isolate BA_2022a chromosome 5, UOR_Pequ_1.1, whole genome shotgun sequence contains these coding sequences:
- the nedd1 gene encoding protein NEDD1 isoform X3, with translation MDDALSRLASTGDVVKIWDADSMTLLEQFNPHVGHQVARACWTSNNQHVVSAGSGGDKLAVTSLKSPHAALLELAHGKRQTRVSLSTSSQLVASGGLDRCVHIWDLKTARLLRSLKDHTDEVTCVAFNSNDSLVASGSASGHLALYSLTTNTVCKPFGPGGQQPVRDLAASRLKRSLLASVSDDGSLSLWDANAQKELHAFRGAHKAPGSGVAFSPANELLLVSVGLDKKIVCYDAASKIILLTIRTESPLTSVDFIPDGSGLLAGSAQGQIFRYDLRNNSAPTGVTPAHDTAVTCLRFRCAAPRHKSGKTSSSGVSGPKSSACKLSSGHLSPAPASRSSPHINAGGAGAQVAERDAAGQKGAEPLPATEKFSSVGRNSLDMFSPLRQDAASPLASADETFAAPQATPPSEEAGLPQPPGRGSLDMFSPLREGRAAGGDGTARGTASAGPPFRPRSAYRTPSIREEEPDEAGDPAEASTGASPSPEGEGQTPPTSTQPADRHPASPFAPEPSVRSADGVRAQLDYDSPAAGAGPTPRRADGRGRGSSPGVDSSPAAAAGGASAPFSAVQLDVITDIIRRQLDELRMIHSGLFANVTNALKCAIWRGDLVTSRSPPQRRVPQGHHQPAERVPRADVGAVLGPRGPAAGERAAQGGKPSPQDQLLKTRLSLYSNKMCHVISTSNWNFTEKTTVVAGRQKFALDGRSKMN, from the exons ATGGACGACGCCCTCAGCAGGCTGGCGTCCACAGGGGACGTGGTGAAGATCTGGGACGCGGATTCCATGACGCTGCTGGAGCAGTTCAACCCGCACGTTGGCCACCAGGTGGCGCGGGCCTGCTGGACCTCCAACA ACCAGCACGTGGTGAGCGCCGGCAGCGGCGGGGACAAGCTCGCCGTCACCAGTCTCAAGTCTCCTCACGCGGCTCTCCTGGAGCTGGCCCACGGG AAAAGACAAACGCGCGTCAGTCTCAGCACGTCTTCGCAGCTGGTGGCCAGCGGAGGTCTGGACCGCTGCGTCCACATCTGGGACCTGAAGACCGCCAGGCTGCTGCGCTCGCTGAAG GATCACACGGACGAGGTGACGTGCGTGGCCTTCAACTCCAACGACAGCCTGGTGGCGTCGGGCTCGGCCAGCGGCCATCTCGCCCTCTACAGCCTGACCACCAACACGGTCTGCAAACCCTTCGGACCCGGCGGCCAGCAG CCGGTGCGCGACCTGGCCGCGTCGCGGCTGAAGCGCTCGCTGCTGGCCAGCGTTTCGGACGACGGCTCGCTGTCCTTGTGGGACGCCAACGCGCAGAAGGAGCTGCACGCCTTCCGCGGCGCCCACAAAGCGCCCGGCTCGGGCGTGGCCTTCTCGCCCGCCAACGAGCTGCTGCTGGTCAGCGTCGGGTTGGACAAGAAGATCGTCTGCTACGACGCCGCCAGCAAGAT cATTCTGCTTACGATCCGCACGGAGAGCCCGTTGACGTCGGTGGACTTCATTCCGGACGGTTCGGGTCTGCTGGCGGGCTCCGCCCAGGGTCAGATCTTCCGCTATGACTTGAGGAACAACAGCGCCCCCACCGGGGTGACGCCGGCGCACGACACAGCCGTCACCTGTCTGCGCTTCCGCTGCGCCGCCCCGAGACACAAG TCGGGCAAAACGTCTTCGTCCGGGGTTTCCGGCCCCAAGAGCTCCGCCTGCAAGCTGTCCAGCGGGCATCTTAGCCCcgcccccgcctctcgctcctCCCCTCACATAAACGCAG GTGGCGCCGGAGCTCAGGTGGCCGAAAGAGACGCGGCTGGTCAGAAAGGGGCGGAGCCTCTTCCCGCCACGGAGAAGTTCAGCAGCGTCGGACGAAATAGCCTCGACATGTTTTCGCCACTGCGACAAG ATGCAGCAAGTCCGCTGGCGAGCGCCGACGAGACGTTCGCCGCACCTCAAG CGACCCCGCCGAGCGAGGAGGCGGGGCTTCCTCAGCCGCCGGGCCGCGGCAGTCTGGACATGTTCTCGCCCCTCAGGGAAGGTCGGGCGGCCGGCGGCGACGGCACCGCCCGCGGGACGGCGTCGGCGGGGCCGCCCTTCCGCCCGCGCTCGGCCTACCGGACGCCCTCCATCAGGGAGGAGGAGCCGGACGAAGCGGGTGACCCCGCGGAG GCATCGACGGGCGCCTCGCCCAGCCCGGAGGGGGAGGGTCAGACTCCGCCCACCTCAACTCAGCCGGCCGATCGTCACCCGGCCTCGCCCTTCGCTCCCGAGCCGAGCGTGAGGAGCGCCGACGGCGTTCGAGCTCAGCTCGACTACGACTCGCCCGCCGCCGGCGCGGGTCCGACGCCCCGTCGGGCAGACGGGCGCGGGCGGGGCTCTTCGCCGGGCGTCGACTCTTCTCCGGCGGCGGCCGCGGGCGGCGCGAGCGCTCCGTTCAGCGCCGTCCAGTTGGACGTCATCACCGACATCATCCGCCGACAGCTGGACGAGCTCAG AATGATACACTCTGGTCTATTTGCAAATGTCACAAATGCTTTGAAGTGTGCCATTTGGCGCGGCGACCTCGTGACTTCCCGTTCGCCGCCACAGAGACGCGTGCCACAAGGACATCATCAACCTGCAG AACGAGTTCCACGCGCTGATGTCGGCGCAGTTCTCGGCCCACGAGGCCCTGCTGCGGGAGAACGAGCGGCTCAAGGAGGAAAACCTTCGCCTCAAGACCAACTACTGAAAACGCGCCTTTCCCTTTATTCCAATAAAATGTGTCATGTGATCAGCACGTCAAATTGGAACTT
- the nedd1 gene encoding protein NEDD1 isoform X8 — translation MDDALSRLASTGDVVKIWDADSMTLLEQFNPHVGHQVARACWTSNNQHVVSAGSGGDKLAVTSLKSPHAALLELAHGKRQTRVSLSTSSQLVASGGLDRCVHIWDLKTARLLRSLKDHTDEVTCVAFNSNDSLVASGSASGHLALYSLTTNTVCKPFGPGGQQPVRDLAASRLKRSLLASVSDDGSLSLWDANAQKELHAFRGAHKAPGSGVAFSPANELLLVSVGLDKKIVCYDAASKIILLTIRTESPLTSVDFIPDGSGLLAGSAQGQIFRYDLRNNSAPTGVTPAHDTAVTCLRFRCAAPRHKSGKTSSSGVSGPKSSACKLSSGHLSPAPASRSSPHINAGGAGAQVAERDAAGQKGAEPLPATEKFSSVGRNSLDMFSPLRQGIDGRLAQPGGGGSDSAHLNSAGRSSPGLALRSRAEREERRRRSSSARLRLARRRRGSDAPSGRRARAGLFAGRRLFSGGGRGRRERSVQRRPVGRHHRHHPPTAGRAQRRVPQGHHQPAERVPRADVGAVLGPRGPAAGERAAQGGKPSPQDQLLKTRLSLYSNKMCHVISTSNWNFTEKTTVVAGRQKFALDGRSKMN, via the exons ATGGACGACGCCCTCAGCAGGCTGGCGTCCACAGGGGACGTGGTGAAGATCTGGGACGCGGATTCCATGACGCTGCTGGAGCAGTTCAACCCGCACGTTGGCCACCAGGTGGCGCGGGCCTGCTGGACCTCCAACA ACCAGCACGTGGTGAGCGCCGGCAGCGGCGGGGACAAGCTCGCCGTCACCAGTCTCAAGTCTCCTCACGCGGCTCTCCTGGAGCTGGCCCACGGG AAAAGACAAACGCGCGTCAGTCTCAGCACGTCTTCGCAGCTGGTGGCCAGCGGAGGTCTGGACCGCTGCGTCCACATCTGGGACCTGAAGACCGCCAGGCTGCTGCGCTCGCTGAAG GATCACACGGACGAGGTGACGTGCGTGGCCTTCAACTCCAACGACAGCCTGGTGGCGTCGGGCTCGGCCAGCGGCCATCTCGCCCTCTACAGCCTGACCACCAACACGGTCTGCAAACCCTTCGGACCCGGCGGCCAGCAG CCGGTGCGCGACCTGGCCGCGTCGCGGCTGAAGCGCTCGCTGCTGGCCAGCGTTTCGGACGACGGCTCGCTGTCCTTGTGGGACGCCAACGCGCAGAAGGAGCTGCACGCCTTCCGCGGCGCCCACAAAGCGCCCGGCTCGGGCGTGGCCTTCTCGCCCGCCAACGAGCTGCTGCTGGTCAGCGTCGGGTTGGACAAGAAGATCGTCTGCTACGACGCCGCCAGCAAGAT cATTCTGCTTACGATCCGCACGGAGAGCCCGTTGACGTCGGTGGACTTCATTCCGGACGGTTCGGGTCTGCTGGCGGGCTCCGCCCAGGGTCAGATCTTCCGCTATGACTTGAGGAACAACAGCGCCCCCACCGGGGTGACGCCGGCGCACGACACAGCCGTCACCTGTCTGCGCTTCCGCTGCGCCGCCCCGAGACACAAG TCGGGCAAAACGTCTTCGTCCGGGGTTTCCGGCCCCAAGAGCTCCGCCTGCAAGCTGTCCAGCGGGCATCTTAGCCCcgcccccgcctctcgctcctCCCCTCACATAAACGCAG GTGGCGCCGGAGCTCAGGTGGCCGAAAGAGACGCGGCTGGTCAGAAAGGGGCGGAGCCTCTTCCCGCCACGGAGAAGTTCAGCAGCGTCGGACGAAATAGCCTCGACATGTTTTCGCCACTGCGACAAG GCATCGACGGGCGCCTCGCCCAGCCCGGAGGGGGAGGGTCAGACTCCGCCCACCTCAACTCAGCCGGCCGATCGTCACCCGGCCTCGCCCTTCGCTCCCGAGCCGAGCGTGAGGAGCGCCGACGGCGTTCGAGCTCAGCTCGACTACGACTCGCCCGCCGCCGGCGCGGGTCCGACGCCCCGTCGGGCAGACGGGCGCGGGCGGGGCTCTTCGCCGGGCGTCGACTCTTCTCCGGCGGCGGCCGCGGGCGGCGCGAGCGCTCCGTTCAGCGCCGTCCAGTTGGACGTCATCACCGACATCATCCGCCGACAGCTGGACGAGCTCAG AGACGCGTGCCACAAGGACATCATCAACCTGCAG AACGAGTTCCACGCGCTGATGTCGGCGCAGTTCTCGGCCCACGAGGCCCTGCTGCGGGAGAACGAGCGGCTCAAGGAGGAAAACCTTCGCCTCAAGACCAACTACTGAAAACGCGCCTTTCCCTTTATTCCAATAAAATGTGTCATGTGATCAGCACGTCAAATTGGAACTT
- the nedd1 gene encoding protein NEDD1 isoform X6, whose protein sequence is MDDALSRLASTGDVVKIWDADSMTLLEQFNPHVGHQVARACWTSNNQHVVSAGSGGDKLAVTSLKSPHAALLELAHGKRQTRVSLSTSSQLVASGGLDRCVHIWDLKTARLLRSLKDHTDEVTCVAFNSNDSLVASGSASGHLALYSLTTNTVCKPFGPGGQQPVRDLAASRLKRSLLASVSDDGSLSLWDANAQKELHAFRGAHKAPGSGVAFSPANELLLVSVGLDKKIVCYDAASKIILLTIRTESPLTSVDFIPDGSGLLAGSAQGQIFRYDLRNNSAPTGVTPAHDTAVTCLRFRCAAPRHKSGKTSSSGVSGPKSSACKLSSGHLSPAPASRSSPHINAGGAGAQVAERDAAGQKGAEPLPATEKFSSVGRNSLDMFSPLRQDAASPLASADETFAAPQATPPSEEAGLPQPPGRGSLDMFSPLREGRAAGGDGTARGTASAGPPFRPRSAYRTPSIREEEPDEAGDPAEASTGASPSPEGEGQTPPTSTQPADRHPASPFAPEPSVRSADGVRAQLDYDSPAAGAGPTPRRADGRGRGSSPGVDSSPAAAAGGASAPFSAVQLDVITDIIRRQLDELRDACHKDIINLQNEFHALMSAQFSAHEALLRENERLKEENLRLKTNY, encoded by the exons ATGGACGACGCCCTCAGCAGGCTGGCGTCCACAGGGGACGTGGTGAAGATCTGGGACGCGGATTCCATGACGCTGCTGGAGCAGTTCAACCCGCACGTTGGCCACCAGGTGGCGCGGGCCTGCTGGACCTCCAACA ACCAGCACGTGGTGAGCGCCGGCAGCGGCGGGGACAAGCTCGCCGTCACCAGTCTCAAGTCTCCTCACGCGGCTCTCCTGGAGCTGGCCCACGGG AAAAGACAAACGCGCGTCAGTCTCAGCACGTCTTCGCAGCTGGTGGCCAGCGGAGGTCTGGACCGCTGCGTCCACATCTGGGACCTGAAGACCGCCAGGCTGCTGCGCTCGCTGAAG GATCACACGGACGAGGTGACGTGCGTGGCCTTCAACTCCAACGACAGCCTGGTGGCGTCGGGCTCGGCCAGCGGCCATCTCGCCCTCTACAGCCTGACCACCAACACGGTCTGCAAACCCTTCGGACCCGGCGGCCAGCAG CCGGTGCGCGACCTGGCCGCGTCGCGGCTGAAGCGCTCGCTGCTGGCCAGCGTTTCGGACGACGGCTCGCTGTCCTTGTGGGACGCCAACGCGCAGAAGGAGCTGCACGCCTTCCGCGGCGCCCACAAAGCGCCCGGCTCGGGCGTGGCCTTCTCGCCCGCCAACGAGCTGCTGCTGGTCAGCGTCGGGTTGGACAAGAAGATCGTCTGCTACGACGCCGCCAGCAAGAT cATTCTGCTTACGATCCGCACGGAGAGCCCGTTGACGTCGGTGGACTTCATTCCGGACGGTTCGGGTCTGCTGGCGGGCTCCGCCCAGGGTCAGATCTTCCGCTATGACTTGAGGAACAACAGCGCCCCCACCGGGGTGACGCCGGCGCACGACACAGCCGTCACCTGTCTGCGCTTCCGCTGCGCCGCCCCGAGACACAAG TCGGGCAAAACGTCTTCGTCCGGGGTTTCCGGCCCCAAGAGCTCCGCCTGCAAGCTGTCCAGCGGGCATCTTAGCCCcgcccccgcctctcgctcctCCCCTCACATAAACGCAG GTGGCGCCGGAGCTCAGGTGGCCGAAAGAGACGCGGCTGGTCAGAAAGGGGCGGAGCCTCTTCCCGCCACGGAGAAGTTCAGCAGCGTCGGACGAAATAGCCTCGACATGTTTTCGCCACTGCGACAAG ATGCAGCAAGTCCGCTGGCGAGCGCCGACGAGACGTTCGCCGCACCTCAAG CGACCCCGCCGAGCGAGGAGGCGGGGCTTCCTCAGCCGCCGGGCCGCGGCAGTCTGGACATGTTCTCGCCCCTCAGGGAAGGTCGGGCGGCCGGCGGCGACGGCACCGCCCGCGGGACGGCGTCGGCGGGGCCGCCCTTCCGCCCGCGCTCGGCCTACCGGACGCCCTCCATCAGGGAGGAGGAGCCGGACGAAGCGGGTGACCCCGCGGAG GCATCGACGGGCGCCTCGCCCAGCCCGGAGGGGGAGGGTCAGACTCCGCCCACCTCAACTCAGCCGGCCGATCGTCACCCGGCCTCGCCCTTCGCTCCCGAGCCGAGCGTGAGGAGCGCCGACGGCGTTCGAGCTCAGCTCGACTACGACTCGCCCGCCGCCGGCGCGGGTCCGACGCCCCGTCGGGCAGACGGGCGCGGGCGGGGCTCTTCGCCGGGCGTCGACTCTTCTCCGGCGGCGGCCGCGGGCGGCGCGAGCGCTCCGTTCAGCGCCGTCCAGTTGGACGTCATCACCGACATCATCCGCCGACAGCTGGACGAGCTCAG AGACGCGTGCCACAAGGACATCATCAACCTGCAG AACGAGTTCCACGCGCTGATGTCGGCGCAGTTCTCGGCCCACGAGGCCCTGCTGCGGGAGAACGAGCGGCTCAAGGAGGAAAACCTTCGCCTCAAGACCAACTACTGA
- the nedd1 gene encoding protein NEDD1 isoform X10 encodes MDDALSRLASTGDVVKIWDADSMTLLEQFNPHVGHQVARACWTSNNQHVVSAGSGGDKLAVTSLKSPHAALLELAHGKRQTRVSLSTSSQLVASGGLDRCVHIWDLKTARLLRSLKDHTDEVTCVAFNSNDSLVASGSASGHLALYSLTTNTVCKPFGPGGQQPVRDLAASRLKRSLLASVSDDGSLSLWDANAQKELHAFRGAHKAPGSGVAFSPANELLLVSVGLDKKIVCYDAASKIILLTIRTESPLTSVDFIPDGSGLLAGSAQGQIFRYDLRNNSAPTGVTPAHDTAVTCLRFRCAAPRHKSGKTSSSGVSGPKSSACKLSSGHLSPAPASRSSPHINAGGAGAQVAERDAAGQKGAEPLPATEKFSSVGRNSLDMFSPLRQGIDGRLAQPGGGGSDSAHLNSAGRSSPGLALRSRAEREERRRRSSSARLRLARRRRGSDAPSGRRARAGLFAGRRLFSGGGRGRRERSVQRRPVGRHHRHHPPTAGRAQNDTLWSICKCHKCFEVCHLARRPRDFPFAATETRATRTSSTCRWRWFGSSASS; translated from the exons ATGGACGACGCCCTCAGCAGGCTGGCGTCCACAGGGGACGTGGTGAAGATCTGGGACGCGGATTCCATGACGCTGCTGGAGCAGTTCAACCCGCACGTTGGCCACCAGGTGGCGCGGGCCTGCTGGACCTCCAACA ACCAGCACGTGGTGAGCGCCGGCAGCGGCGGGGACAAGCTCGCCGTCACCAGTCTCAAGTCTCCTCACGCGGCTCTCCTGGAGCTGGCCCACGGG AAAAGACAAACGCGCGTCAGTCTCAGCACGTCTTCGCAGCTGGTGGCCAGCGGAGGTCTGGACCGCTGCGTCCACATCTGGGACCTGAAGACCGCCAGGCTGCTGCGCTCGCTGAAG GATCACACGGACGAGGTGACGTGCGTGGCCTTCAACTCCAACGACAGCCTGGTGGCGTCGGGCTCGGCCAGCGGCCATCTCGCCCTCTACAGCCTGACCACCAACACGGTCTGCAAACCCTTCGGACCCGGCGGCCAGCAG CCGGTGCGCGACCTGGCCGCGTCGCGGCTGAAGCGCTCGCTGCTGGCCAGCGTTTCGGACGACGGCTCGCTGTCCTTGTGGGACGCCAACGCGCAGAAGGAGCTGCACGCCTTCCGCGGCGCCCACAAAGCGCCCGGCTCGGGCGTGGCCTTCTCGCCCGCCAACGAGCTGCTGCTGGTCAGCGTCGGGTTGGACAAGAAGATCGTCTGCTACGACGCCGCCAGCAAGAT cATTCTGCTTACGATCCGCACGGAGAGCCCGTTGACGTCGGTGGACTTCATTCCGGACGGTTCGGGTCTGCTGGCGGGCTCCGCCCAGGGTCAGATCTTCCGCTATGACTTGAGGAACAACAGCGCCCCCACCGGGGTGACGCCGGCGCACGACACAGCCGTCACCTGTCTGCGCTTCCGCTGCGCCGCCCCGAGACACAAG TCGGGCAAAACGTCTTCGTCCGGGGTTTCCGGCCCCAAGAGCTCCGCCTGCAAGCTGTCCAGCGGGCATCTTAGCCCcgcccccgcctctcgctcctCCCCTCACATAAACGCAG GTGGCGCCGGAGCTCAGGTGGCCGAAAGAGACGCGGCTGGTCAGAAAGGGGCGGAGCCTCTTCCCGCCACGGAGAAGTTCAGCAGCGTCGGACGAAATAGCCTCGACATGTTTTCGCCACTGCGACAAG GCATCGACGGGCGCCTCGCCCAGCCCGGAGGGGGAGGGTCAGACTCCGCCCACCTCAACTCAGCCGGCCGATCGTCACCCGGCCTCGCCCTTCGCTCCCGAGCCGAGCGTGAGGAGCGCCGACGGCGTTCGAGCTCAGCTCGACTACGACTCGCCCGCCGCCGGCGCGGGTCCGACGCCCCGTCGGGCAGACGGGCGCGGGCGGGGCTCTTCGCCGGGCGTCGACTCTTCTCCGGCGGCGGCCGCGGGCGGCGCGAGCGCTCCGTTCAGCGCCGTCCAGTTGGACGTCATCACCGACATCATCCGCCGACAGCTGGACGAGCTCAG AATGATACACTCTGGTCTATTTGCAAATGTCACAAATGCTTTGAAGTGTGCCATTTGGCGCGGCGACCTCGTGACTTCCCGTTCGCCGCCACAGAGACGCGTGCCACAAGGACATCATCAACCTGCAGGTGGAGATGGTTCGGCAGTTCTGCATCCAGCTG A
- the nedd1 gene encoding protein NEDD1 isoform X2, with protein sequence MDDALSRLASTGDVVKIWDADSMTLLEQFNPHVGHQVARACWTSNNQHVVSAGSGGDKLAVTSLKSPHAALLELAHGKRQTRVSLSTSSQLVASGGLDRCVHIWDLKTARLLRSLKDHTDEVTCVAFNSNDSLVASGSASGHLALYSLTTNTVCKPFGPGGQQPVRDLAASRLKRSLLASVSDDGSLSLWDANAQKELHAFRGAHKAPGSGVAFSPANELLLVSVGLDKKIVCYDAASKIILLTIRTESPLTSVDFIPDGSGLLAGSAQGQIFRYDLRNNSAPTGVTPAHDTAVTCLRFRCAAPRHKSGKTSSSGVSGPKSSACKLSSGHLSPAPASRSSPHINAGGAGAQVAERDAAGQKGAEPLPATEKFSSVGRNSLDMFSPLRQDAASPLASADETFAAPQATPPSEEAGLPQPPGRGSLDMFSPLREGRAAGGDGTARGTASAGPPFRPRSAYRTPSIREEEPDEAGDPAEASTGASPSPEGEGQTPPTSTQPADRHPASPFAPEPSVRSADGVRAQLDYDSPAAGAGPTPRRADGRGRGSSPGVDSSPAAAAGGASAPFSAVQLDVITDIIRRQLDELRDACHKDIINLQVEMVRQFCIQLVRIDDDDDDDDDEVTRVRLAERVPRADVGAVLGPRGPAAGERAAQGGKPSPQDQLLKTRLSLYSNKMCHVISTSNWNFTEKTTVVAGRQKFALDGRSKMN encoded by the exons ATGGACGACGCCCTCAGCAGGCTGGCGTCCACAGGGGACGTGGTGAAGATCTGGGACGCGGATTCCATGACGCTGCTGGAGCAGTTCAACCCGCACGTTGGCCACCAGGTGGCGCGGGCCTGCTGGACCTCCAACA ACCAGCACGTGGTGAGCGCCGGCAGCGGCGGGGACAAGCTCGCCGTCACCAGTCTCAAGTCTCCTCACGCGGCTCTCCTGGAGCTGGCCCACGGG AAAAGACAAACGCGCGTCAGTCTCAGCACGTCTTCGCAGCTGGTGGCCAGCGGAGGTCTGGACCGCTGCGTCCACATCTGGGACCTGAAGACCGCCAGGCTGCTGCGCTCGCTGAAG GATCACACGGACGAGGTGACGTGCGTGGCCTTCAACTCCAACGACAGCCTGGTGGCGTCGGGCTCGGCCAGCGGCCATCTCGCCCTCTACAGCCTGACCACCAACACGGTCTGCAAACCCTTCGGACCCGGCGGCCAGCAG CCGGTGCGCGACCTGGCCGCGTCGCGGCTGAAGCGCTCGCTGCTGGCCAGCGTTTCGGACGACGGCTCGCTGTCCTTGTGGGACGCCAACGCGCAGAAGGAGCTGCACGCCTTCCGCGGCGCCCACAAAGCGCCCGGCTCGGGCGTGGCCTTCTCGCCCGCCAACGAGCTGCTGCTGGTCAGCGTCGGGTTGGACAAGAAGATCGTCTGCTACGACGCCGCCAGCAAGAT cATTCTGCTTACGATCCGCACGGAGAGCCCGTTGACGTCGGTGGACTTCATTCCGGACGGTTCGGGTCTGCTGGCGGGCTCCGCCCAGGGTCAGATCTTCCGCTATGACTTGAGGAACAACAGCGCCCCCACCGGGGTGACGCCGGCGCACGACACAGCCGTCACCTGTCTGCGCTTCCGCTGCGCCGCCCCGAGACACAAG TCGGGCAAAACGTCTTCGTCCGGGGTTTCCGGCCCCAAGAGCTCCGCCTGCAAGCTGTCCAGCGGGCATCTTAGCCCcgcccccgcctctcgctcctCCCCTCACATAAACGCAG GTGGCGCCGGAGCTCAGGTGGCCGAAAGAGACGCGGCTGGTCAGAAAGGGGCGGAGCCTCTTCCCGCCACGGAGAAGTTCAGCAGCGTCGGACGAAATAGCCTCGACATGTTTTCGCCACTGCGACAAG ATGCAGCAAGTCCGCTGGCGAGCGCCGACGAGACGTTCGCCGCACCTCAAG CGACCCCGCCGAGCGAGGAGGCGGGGCTTCCTCAGCCGCCGGGCCGCGGCAGTCTGGACATGTTCTCGCCCCTCAGGGAAGGTCGGGCGGCCGGCGGCGACGGCACCGCCCGCGGGACGGCGTCGGCGGGGCCGCCCTTCCGCCCGCGCTCGGCCTACCGGACGCCCTCCATCAGGGAGGAGGAGCCGGACGAAGCGGGTGACCCCGCGGAG GCATCGACGGGCGCCTCGCCCAGCCCGGAGGGGGAGGGTCAGACTCCGCCCACCTCAACTCAGCCGGCCGATCGTCACCCGGCCTCGCCCTTCGCTCCCGAGCCGAGCGTGAGGAGCGCCGACGGCGTTCGAGCTCAGCTCGACTACGACTCGCCCGCCGCCGGCGCGGGTCCGACGCCCCGTCGGGCAGACGGGCGCGGGCGGGGCTCTTCGCCGGGCGTCGACTCTTCTCCGGCGGCGGCCGCGGGCGGCGCGAGCGCTCCGTTCAGCGCCGTCCAGTTGGACGTCATCACCGACATCATCCGCCGACAGCTGGACGAGCTCAG AGACGCGTGCCACAAGGACATCATCAACCTGCAGGTGGAGATGGTTCGGCAGTTCTGCATCCAGCTGGTGAGGATtgacgatgatgacgatgatgatgacgatgaagTCACACGTGTGCGTCTCGCAGAACGAGTTCCACGCGCTGATGTCGGCGCAGTTCTCGGCCCACGAGGCCCTGCTGCGGGAGAACGAGCGGCTCAAGGAGGAAAACCTTCGCCTCAAGACCAACTACTGAAAACGCGCCTTTCCCTTTATTCCAATAAAATGTGTCATGTGATCAGCACGTCAAATTGGAACTT